One genomic region from Anabaena sp. PCC 7108 encodes:
- a CDS encoding PIG-L deacetylase family protein: MNHKNSLIKLEKIIPKNLINQIQYIHASLLSRWILNWGSQPLIFNQKAAMVFSPHQDDETLGCGGMIARKREQGIPVVVTFLTDGRGSHGLDPHIQNQIINIRKQESLTALNILGVKPSEIHFLDKEDGTLKDLKIEEKQQLIFRICELLQRYQPGEVYVPHHKDCHRDHEVTYELVKEAISQSGITVELLEYPIWVFWRAPLFILLNLQDIAFAYRLSITSVQDKKTRAIAAYHSQLEMLPRGFIQRFLNSEEIFFKADF, translated from the coding sequence ATGAATCATAAAAACAGCCTCATCAAATTAGAAAAGATAATTCCCAAGAACTTAATAAATCAAATCCAATATATTCATGCCAGTTTACTCTCCCGGTGGATTTTGAATTGGGGAAGTCAACCACTAATATTTAACCAAAAAGCCGCAATGGTTTTTTCTCCCCATCAAGATGATGAAACATTAGGATGTGGCGGAATGATTGCCAGAAAGAGGGAACAGGGTATACCAGTAGTTGTAACTTTTCTAACAGATGGAAGAGGTTCTCATGGCTTAGATCCACATATTCAAAATCAAATTATCAATATTCGCAAACAGGAATCACTGACGGCATTAAATATTTTGGGAGTGAAGCCTTCAGAAATTCACTTTTTAGATAAGGAAGATGGAACTTTGAAAGATTTAAAAATAGAAGAAAAACAACAGCTAATTTTCCGGATTTGTGAATTGCTTCAGCGTTATCAACCAGGAGAAGTTTATGTACCTCATCATAAAGATTGTCACAGAGATCATGAAGTTACTTATGAACTAGTTAAAGAAGCAATTTCCCAATCAGGAATTACAGTAGAATTACTAGAATATCCCATTTGGGTATTCTGGAGAGCGCCATTATTTATCCTCTTAAACTTACAGGATATTGCCTTTGCTTATCGACTATCAATTACATCAGTGCAAGATAAAAAAACTAGAGCCATTGCGGCATATCATTCTCAACTTGAAATGTTGCCTCGTGGCTTTATTCAGCGATTTTTAAATTCAGAAGAAATATTCTTTAAGGCAGATTTTTAG
- a CDS encoding aspartoacylase codes for MNQINRVAIVGGSHGNELTGVYLVKKFQKYPNLINKHSFETLALLGNPQAIAARRRYIDKDLNRCFTIDNFQAPTSFTYEELRAKEIQQILQPQNQEPVDVIIDLHTTTANMGLCIILGNMHPFLLQLAANLSSINPLVKVYSHQQPRGNGFLRSLCQLGFAIEVGAVAQGILDAELFQQTEQLIYTILQYFEECNQGQTHLNHNKLTLYKSLGSVDYPRNENGEIVAMIHPKLQFQDYEPLHPGDPIFLTFTGKDICYEGESTVYPVFVNEAAYYEKGIAMHLSKKESIHIP; via the coding sequence ATGAATCAAATCAACCGGGTGGCAATTGTTGGCGGAAGTCATGGTAATGAGTTAACAGGAGTTTACCTAGTTAAAAAGTTTCAGAAATATCCAAATTTAATTAATAAACATAGTTTTGAAACTTTAGCATTACTAGGTAATCCTCAAGCGATTGCTGCGAGGAGAAGATATATTGATAAAGATTTGAATCGTTGCTTTACTATCGACAATTTCCAAGCTCCTACCTCCTTTACTTACGAAGAATTGCGGGCTAAAGAAATTCAACAAATATTGCAACCACAAAACCAAGAACCTGTAGATGTAATTATTGATTTGCATACCACTACTGCCAACATGGGATTATGTATTATTCTTGGTAATATGCATCCGTTTTTACTTCAGTTAGCAGCTAATTTGAGTTCGATTAATCCTTTAGTAAAAGTTTACAGTCACCAGCAACCCAGAGGTAATGGTTTCCTCCGTTCTTTATGCCAATTGGGTTTTGCAATAGAAGTTGGTGCTGTAGCCCAGGGTATTTTGGATGCTGAACTATTCCAACAAACAGAACAGCTTATATATACAATCTTACAATATTTTGAAGAATGTAACCAAGGACAAACTCACCTAAATCATAACAAGTTGACACTTTATAAATCTCTTGGTTCTGTCGATTACCCTAGAAATGAAAATGGGGAAATTGTCGCAATGATTCACCCCAAACTTCAGTTTCAAGACTATGAACCTTTGCATCCAGGTGATCCTATCTTCCTAACTTTTACAGGCAAAGATATTTGCTATGAAGGAGAGTCTACCGTTTATCCTGTCTTTGTTAATGAAGCCGCTTATTACGAGAAAGGAATTGCCATGCATCTGAGCAAAAAGGAATCGATTCATATTCCATGA
- a CDS encoding glycosyltransferase family 4 protein codes for MKVVVIMPLAEQRGGGEMMFWDLMQQGRNAHVEWLAIFLEDGPMVEQVRNLGIDTRVIESGRLRQVHRLIATIVRIAAIARREGADMILNWMWITHITGGLAAMLAGLPALWYQLEVPSDKTWLVRLATLIPAKAIITLCQDGQKAQSQIWPHRPTPLVYPGVALDRFEPTVLPTPAEARQKLGLPLHGPLIGIVGRLQRWKGMHVLVQAMPQVLQKYPDANCVIVGGKHDLEPDYEDFLKKQITDLGLCDRIIMAGLQRNIPEWVQAMDIFVHASDQEPFGIVIIEAMALGKPVIAGNAGGPTEIITDAVNGLLTPYADQDALAQAILQYLDNPDLSHSVGLAARQRALQFSTQRYAQNLINVIRSQMPTVLEKMPKRITS; via the coding sequence ATGAAAGTAGTTGTGATCATGCCGTTAGCCGAGCAAAGAGGCGGCGGTGAAATGATGTTTTGGGATTTGATGCAGCAAGGGCGTAATGCTCATGTAGAATGGTTGGCAATCTTCTTAGAAGATGGTCCAATGGTGGAACAAGTGAGAAACCTGGGCATTGATACCAGAGTTATCGAAAGCGGTCGTTTGCGTCAAGTCCATCGTTTGATTGCGACTATTGTTCGGATAGCTGCGATCGCCCGCCGTGAAGGCGCAGACATGATTCTCAATTGGATGTGGATCACCCACATCACTGGGGGACTGGCGGCTATGTTAGCGGGGTTGCCTGCTTTGTGGTATCAGCTAGAAGTACCTAGTGATAAAACCTGGTTAGTGCGTCTTGCTACTTTAATCCCTGCTAAGGCAATTATCACCCTCTGCCAAGATGGACAAAAAGCACAGTCACAGATTTGGCCTCACAGACCCACACCCTTAGTTTACCCTGGTGTCGCCCTGGATCGATTTGAGCCTACTGTGTTACCCACTCCAGCAGAAGCACGCCAAAAGCTCGGTTTACCATTGCATGGTCCTTTAATTGGCATTGTCGGACGTTTGCAGAGATGGAAGGGAATGCACGTACTAGTGCAAGCTATGCCCCAAGTTTTGCAAAAATATCCTGATGCTAATTGTGTGATCGTCGGTGGTAAACACGATTTGGAACCAGACTATGAGGATTTCTTAAAAAAACAAATAACTGATTTAGGGTTATGCGATCGCATAATTATGGCCGGGTTACAGCGTAATATTCCTGAATGGGTACAAGCAATGGATATATTTGTTCATGCTTCTGATCAAGAGCCATTTGGGATTGTGATTATCGAAGCTATGGCTTTAGGTAAACCGGTTATTGCTGGCAATGCTGGCGGACCAACGGAGATTATCACCGACGCTGTCAATGGATTGTTAACACCTTACGCTGATCAAGATGCATTAGCCCAAGCTATTCTTCAATATCTTGACAACCCAGACCTATCCCATAGTGTAGGATTAGCAGCACGGCAACGCGCCCTCCAATTTTCTACACAACGTTATGCTCAAAATTTGATTAATGTGATTCGCTCACAAATGCCAACTGTTTTAGAAAAAATGCCCAAAAGAATCACATCATAA
- a CDS encoding glycosyltransferase family 4 protein gives MRILHITNHVQKIGNGIVNVAVDLACLQAKKGFHVAVASCGGEYEELLTEHGVSHFQLDQSRTPLNMIKASWRYREIIKEFQPDIVHAHMMTGVVLAGILRNSGKYSLVSTVHNEFQRSAVLMGLADRVIAVSHAVADSMIRRGISAKKLRVVANGTLSSPRHKKIQDYQPLPLHHPTITTVAGMYTRKGISELIEAFSIIGKDFPQAHLYLVGEGPDRSIFEAMAQSTAFANRIHFEGFQPEPQGYMLATDIFVLASHCESFGLVLTEAREAGCAIVASDVDGIPETLDHRQAGLLVPPKDSQTLASTLVQLLSNPELINKWKFRAQQNLERFKVERVNEETVAIYRELIRQYDVPKIMRTRELVVGK, from the coding sequence ATGCGAATCCTTCATATCACCAATCATGTACAAAAAATTGGTAACGGCATTGTCAATGTAGCTGTAGACTTAGCCTGTTTACAAGCAAAAAAAGGTTTTCATGTAGCTGTCGCCTCATGTGGCGGAGAATATGAAGAATTATTAACCGAACATGGTGTTAGCCACTTTCAACTAGATCAATCAAGAACGCCATTAAACATGATTAAAGCATCTTGGCGTTATCGAGAAATTATCAAAGAATTTCAACCAGATATTGTTCATGCCCATATGATGACAGGAGTTGTATTGGCAGGAATTCTGAGAAATAGTGGTAAATATAGTTTAGTTTCTACCGTACATAATGAATTTCAACGTAGTGCAGTTTTAATGGGATTAGCAGATCGGGTAATTGCAGTTAGTCATGCAGTAGCTGATTCAATGATCCGACGTGGTATCTCAGCTAAAAAATTACGCGTGGTTGCTAATGGTACATTAAGTAGTCCTCGACATAAGAAAATTCAAGACTACCAACCGCTACCACTACATCATCCAACTATTACTACTGTAGCTGGGATGTATACTCGGAAAGGGATTAGTGAATTAATTGAGGCATTCAGCATTATTGGGAAAGATTTTCCCCAAGCACATTTATATTTAGTAGGAGAAGGTCCAGATCGGTCTATATTTGAGGCTATGGCACAAAGTACAGCTTTTGCTAATCGCATCCATTTTGAAGGTTTTCAACCAGAACCGCAAGGCTATATGTTAGCAACAGATATCTTTGTGCTTGCTTCACATTGTGAATCCTTTGGGTTAGTGCTGACAGAGGCAAGAGAAGCCGGTTGTGCAATTGTAGCCAGCGATGTAGATGGTATTCCTGAGACTTTGGATCATCGTCAAGCTGGTTTATTAGTACCACCTAAAGATAGCCAAACCTTAGCTAGTACTTTGGTGCAATTACTCAGCAATCCTGAACTAATAAACAAGTGGAAATTTCGCGCTCAACAGAATTTAGAGCGTTTCAAAGTAGAGCGAGTAAATGAAGAAACAGTGGCGATATACCGAGAATTAATCAGACAATATGATGTCCCCAAAATCATGAGAACAAGGGAATTAGTTGTAGGTAAATAG